The DNA window TTCCGTCAGGCCATCCGGTCGGAGCTGCGCGGGCATGTCAGCGCCGGTGGGACCCTGAGCGATGATGTCGTCCGGAGCCTCAAGGACGAACTCGATCGCGTGCGCGCCAGCGTCAGAAACTCGCTCGGTACGCCGCAGGACTGACGACTCCCGCCGACGAGGAGCGCCGCGACCCACAGTGTGGGGACCGGCGCTTCTCGTTTCGCGGCGGGGAATCTCGGCGCCGAGGGCCAGCAGCCGAGGCGCGCCATGCTAATATCGAATTTAGTCTTTATCGTTCCCTGGTTGGTTAAAACCAAAGGGCGGGTCTTCACCGCCTCGCTACTAACCGCCTCGCTACTATTCGTAAGGGGGTCTCGCATGGGGCGTGGCCGTCAGAAGGCAAAGCACACGAAGATCGCACGTGAGCTGAAGTCGTTTAGTCCCGACGTGAACTACGACGCTCTCGAGCGCGAGCTCACGGGGCACTCCGACGACGAGTCGTACGCAGGCGAGGCAGCGAAGTGGGCGGAATACGCCGACGACTACAAGGCAGCCGACGAACCGAAGCGCGCGTAACCGCCGTATAGATCGGTGTCGACGAGATCGTCATTGACCCGGCATCTGCGCTCAGCTCGTAGCGCGAGCTGATTTGCGCGAGTTCCACCATGCCCAGAATCGTGACAGCTGACGCTTGACGAATGCCGCGAGGCGCTTGGCCCAGGCAAATTCGGTTCCGAGGATGGCGAGACCGAGAAAGACGACGAGCCACCCCGGGCCCGGCAGGGGCACGAGGACGAGGCCGACAACCGCAATCAGCCCGCCGAGAATACCCACGCCGGTGCGGTAAGCGTGCCGGAGCCTCGGTCGATCATCGATCCACGCCCGCGCACGGCGAAGCATCCGCCGAATAGGACGATCGGGGCTTTCCCCCGCGGCGATGTCGCGGGCGAACTCGTCCTCTGAAACCATCCCCACACGCTATATCGCGAGTCTGTGATTCCGCCACGAACGGGCGACCCATCCAGCTCGGCGAACCGACGTGCCCGCGGCGGTTACTGGTTGTCGGCAGATTCGAGTCGCTGGATGACCTCGGAGAGAACGCGCTCGACGACCTTCGCGTCGGCGCTTGAGAGTGCCTCCATCGACTCAACCACTGACAGGTGGAAGTTGCCGTAAGACTCTTCGATGTTCTTCGCCCCGGCGGGGGTCGGCTGGAGGATCCAGGCACGGCGGTCGGTCTTGTGTGGAGAACGATCGAGGTGGCCGAGCTCGACCAGATGATCGACGATCTTCGTCACCGCCGCACTCGAGAGACCGAGCATGACAACGAGGTCCTTCGGACCCATCTCGCGGTCCTCGCGTTGGGCCTGAAGCAGGTATCGCATCGCGTGGAACTCGTTCTTGCTGAGTCCGGACGCCTTGCGCACCCGCTCGATGCTTACTTCTTCAGCTCGATGAAGTCGCAGAACGGCCTGAACCGCACCGAGCGCGGATGCGCCGTGCGGCTGGCGGGTGTAGAGGTGCTCCGCTTCGTGTCGAACGACGTTGAGGGGCATGCCACACGCGTCCTTTCTGAGGGGTCAGAATCGGAAGAGCCGGCCATCATCGCCCAAGCCTCAGTCAATTCAGGGCCGGTCGCGTTGCTCCACAAGGAGAGACGCGAGGTGATCCTCCAGTTTACGCTTCGCTGTCGTCAGGTCGGAGAAGTCTCCGATGTAGCGGGCGAAGGTGTCGCGCACGAAGTAGTGCCCGCCCTGCTTGTCGATGGTCCCACCGAAGTAGCCGAGGTACGACGCCGCCCAGAAATCGGTGTCAGCGAGGCGCCACTCGGCTGCGGCGTGCGCTTCGGGTTCCTCCGTCGCCGCCCACGTCATTGGGGCGGAAGGGGAACTCTCCAGGAGTGTCATGCGTGTGTGTGCTTTCGTCGTGCTTGAAGTGTGAGTGGCGCGGATGCCGCAGCCTAGTTCCAGCCGGAACCGAGGAGCATCATGATGGTCACGCTGACCACCGAGAGAACGCCTGTTGCGCTTGCCAGGGTCATCAAAACCTGGTCGCGGGCGGCCTCGCGCACCTCGGTAAAAGGGCTGTGCAGCCGTCCGGTGTTGCGGTGTGTAATGCTCATGTGCTCTCTCCCGTCGTTAGAAAAACTCTCTCACGAAGTAAGATTTTTACGGAAGAACATTGTCTGCTATTGACATAGTTTGCACGATGTGCGAGTTAATCACGGGCCGCTTAAATAGCGGTCAGCAAGGGCCGCGGCGGCGGTCAGCTAGGAGAGCTGGTTACGCTCGACCCACTCGAGGTACTCGGGGGTGACGGTACCCGTGACGTACTCCCCCGTGAAGCAGCTCATCTCAAGTTCGGTCACATTCGAGCCCTGGATGATGGCATCCTTCATGTCAGCGACCTCCTGGTAGATGAGGTGGTCGGCACCCAGCTCTCGCGCGATCTCGGGGATCTTGCGGTTGTGTGCAATGAGCTCGGAGCGGGACGGCATGTTGATGCCGTAGACGTGCGGATAACGAACGGGCGGAGCTGCTGACGTGAAGGTGACTTTGTTGGCACCTGCCGCGCGTGCCATGTCGACGATTTCCTTCGACGTGGTTCCCCGCACAATCGAGTCGTCGACGATGAGAATGTTCTTTCCCTTGAACTCCATCGACATCGCGTTGAGCTTCTGACGGACACTCTTCTTGCGCTGCGCCTGCCCCGGCATGATGAAGGTGCGGCCGACGTACCGGTTCTTGTAGAAGCCCTCGCGGTACTCGATGCCGAGTTTCTGGGCGACCTGCATCGCAGCGGGGCGCGATGAGTCGGGGATGGGCATGACAACGTCGATGTCTCCCGTTGGCGCGTACTCGGCGATGGTCGTCGCCAGGCGGTCACCGAGCCGCAGCCGGGCCTCGTAGACGGAGATTCCGTTCATGACGGAGTCCGGGCGGGCGAGATAGACATACTCGAAACTGCAGGGGACGAGCCGCGGGTTTTTCGCGCACTGCCGCGAGTACATCTCCCCGGAGGTCGTGATGAAGATCGCCTCGCCGGGCGCAACCTCGCGCACGACCTCATAGCCAGCGCTCTCGAGCACGAGCGACTCGCTCGTGACGATCCACTCGTCACCGACGAGTCCGGCGGAACGTCGGCCAAGAATGAGCGGGCGGATCCCATACGGGTCACGGAATGCAAGCAGGCCGTGTCCCGCAATCATGGCGATTGCGGCATACGAGCCCTCTACCCGCTCGTGTACCTGGGACACGGCGGTGAACACCTGGTCCGGGTCGAGTTCAAGACCGGTGATCTGCGCCTGAAGTTCGGTGGCGAGGACGTTGAGCAGCATCTCGGTGTCGCTCGTCGAGTTCACGTGGCGACGATCGATGTGGAACAGGTCATCGGCGAGCTCGCGGGTGTTCGTGAGGTTGCCGTTGTGGACAAGGATGATGCCGTACGGCGCGTTGACGTAGAACGGCTGCGCCTCCTGCTCGTTATCCGCGATTCCCTTCGTCGCGTATCGAACGTGGCCGAGGCCCATCTTGCCGAGGAGGGACCTCATGTCGCGAGTGCGGAACGCCTCGCGCACCTGGCCCTTGGCCTTGTGCATGTGGAAGGTCGGACCGTCGGCCGTTGCGATACCGGTCGAGTCCTGCCCGCGATGCTGCAGCAGCAGCAGCGCGTCGTAAACCTGCTGGTTGACCGGCTCAGGGGAAACGATGCCGACGATGCCGCACATACCTAGCGGGCTCCTTGCGTTGCGGTGGTCTTGTGGGGGTATTAGTGCGAGTAGCTTCCGACGAGTCGGACGGCGCCGCCGTCGACGCCCTTGGCGCCCTGTTCAAACCCGCTGAAGTCCCGTGCTCCCGTGTGCACGGTTCCGGTCTGCCAGGCCGGGATGCCGCCAGCGGCCAGGTCCGCGATGACCGCGTTTACGGCATCCGCCTTGACGATCGCGAAGAAGCCAATGCCCAGGTTCCACGTTCCCTCTGCGCTCTCGAGGGACGAACCGGCCATGTCACTGAGCGTCCGGAAAACGGGGGCGGGCGACCACGTGCTTCGGTCGACCTCGGCCCAGCTGCCAGCCGGGAGCACGCGCGCGAGGTTGGCGGCGATGCCACCGCCCGTGACGTGCGAGAGGGAGTGGATGGCGCCCGGGTGGCGGCCGATCAGGTCGAGAAGCGGCGCGGTGTAGAGGCGGGTTGGCTCGAGGAGCACTTCGCCGACGAGACCGCCGAGTTCGGATGATGTGTCGGTGAACGCGACGCCGCGCTGAGCGAGAATGTGCCGCACGAGCGAGAAACCGTTGGAGTGGAGCCCCGACGACTCGAGGGCGATCACGGCGTCACCGTCTTCGACGAGGTGGGCACCGAGCAGGGCGTCTGCCTCGATTACGCCGGTGGCGGCTCCCGCGACGTCATAGTCGTCGGGGCCGAGGAGGCCGGGGTGCTCTGCCGTCTCGCCGCCGACGAGCGCGGTTCCGGTTGCGGAGCAGGCGCGGGCGATGCCCGCAACGATGTCGGCGATGCGCTCGGGCACCACCTTGCCGCACGCGATGTAGTCGGTCATGAAGAGCGGCTTCGCTCCGACGACGACGATGTCATCGACCACCATGCCGACGAGGTCCTGTCCGATGGTGTCGTGCTTGTCGATCGCCTGGGCGATCGCGACCTTGGTACCGACGCCGTCGGTGGATGTTGCGAGCAGCGGCCGTGTGTATGACGTGAGGAACGACACGTCGTAGAGTCCCGCAAACCCGCCGAAACCGCCGAGTACTTCGGGGCCGTGGGTGGCGGAAACCGCCTGCTTCATCAGCGAGACGGCGAGATCTCCCGCCGCGGTATCGACGCCGGCTGCACGATAGCTCGTTGAGCCGTCGTGGATCGTGGAGTTCATGCTCACGCGTTGCCCTAAGTGGTGGGGGGAAGTTGCGGGGGATGCTGCTCGGTTGACGCGTCGGAAACCGGAACTTCGGCATCCGTCCGAGCATCGATTTCCTCAGCTCGGGCCGCGTGCACCTCTACCCTATCGGCTCGCACGCTGTGCACCTTCCGTCCGACAAGGCGCTCGAGCAGGATCGCGAGCAGACCGAAGAGAGCGACGCCGACAGCCACTCCGATGAGGAGGAGGAAGCCGAAGACCTGGAGGCGACCGAAGTCGGGGTTCTCGGGGAAGGCGAGGGTGAGCACGAACGCGACGATGGCTCCCAGGAGCGCGCCGAGCAGCATGAAGTTTGCGTATCGCGGTGAACGTCGGACCTGCACTGTCGTGGGCTCTTCGGAGAAGCGTTCGGGGGCAGCGGGCCGCTCTGGCTCAGAATTCATGCTTCTATTCTCGCCCATCAATCTGAGCCGCCGCCCGGCATACCGGATTGCCGGGCTGGGTGCGGGCCGGACCGCTAGCCTGATGCCATGACTGATCAGAAGACGAAGACCGGGTTCGTGTCGGGATTCGCCATGGGCATCCGTTTGCTTGGTCGAGGGTTTCGCCTGTGGGCCACCTCACCGCGGCTGATGCTCATCGGGGCGATTCCCGGACTGATCACGCTGGTTCTCATCGTCGCCGCCGCCGTGGTGCTCGCGCTCAACCTTGAGAACATCGCAACCTTTGTCACCCCGTTCGCCGAGAACTGGGACGAGGTGTACCGAACAGGGGTTCGCATCCTCGTGATGGCTGCTCTCGTCGGCGCCGGGCTGATGATCTTCGTCTACAGCTATGCCGCCATCACCCTGCTGATCGGCCAGCCGTTCTTCGAGAGAATCTCCGAGCGCGTTGAACAGTCACTCGGGGGCGTTCCGCACGAGGTCGAGGCTCCGATTCTCGCGTCGATCGCGCGGGGCATCGGCGAATCGATCCGGATTCTCGCGGTCACCATTGGCATCGGTATCGGATTGTTCCTGCTCGGCTTCGTTCCCGTGATCGGCACGCTGCTCGCGTGGCTGCTCGGCGCGGTTACCGGTGGCTGGTTTCTCGCGCTCGAATTGTCGACCGTGGCGTTCGAGCGGCGCGGACTCGCGCTGGCGCAGCGCCGGGCTGCCCTCCGTGCGCAGCGTTCGACCACGCTCGGCTTCGGTGTCGCCGTCTTCCTGCTCTTCCTCGTGCCATTCGGTGCGCTCGTCACCATGCCGGCGGCAGCGGCGGGGGCGACGCTCCTGGCGCGCCGGTCACTCGGCGAATCCGACGTCCTCCCCCTGCGCTGAGTGCCGCTCGCCCGCGCCGAGCGGGCCGGCACTCACCGGGTAGCCGGGCACGGCTCGCTTCGTCGAGCGCGCCACACTAACCGGGAGCTGGGGCCGGGGCCGCTTCGCCGAGCGCGCCACATCCATGGTTGCGCTGCAGAAGTATGTGCAGCGCAAGCCATCCATCTGTAGCGCTCAGCGTTTGAGCGCGGGCGAGTGGGCGCGGGCGCGCAGCAGGTGCGAGCGAGCCGGCGCGAGCTCACCGCAGCTTGCGTCCGGCGTACTTCGTCGAGCGCGCCCGCACTCACTGGCAGCTCGCACTCGCCCCACTTCGCCGAGCGCGCCACATCCATGGTTGCGCTGCAGAAGTATGTGCAGCGCGGGCGTGCATCTGCAGCGCTCGGCGTTTCGAGCGCGACGGGCGGGACGAGCGAGGTGCGCGCGCTACCTCGGCAGGCGCAGCACCGGAATGTGGCCCGTGAGGTCGGCGCGCTGCCCCGAGGCGAGCACCGCTCCGGATGCCGCAGCCTCGGCCCACGACATCCGTCCCGTCGCGAGTTCCAGCCAGGTGTCGGCGCCCATCTCGATCACGTTCGGCGGAGTGCCACGGGTGTGCCGCGGCCCCTCGATGCACTGAACGGCCCCGAACGGCGGCACACGAACCTCGAGGGTGTTGCCCTCCGAGCGTTCCGCGAGCAACTGAAGCGTGTAGCGCACCGCCGTGGCGATGTCATCGCGGAGGGCTGCCTCACGGACCGCCCTGTCGACGGCCTCACGCCCGATATCGTCAGCAATCCGTGCACGTGCCATGCGCTCTAGGCTAGTACGCGTGAAGATACTTGTCCTCGGTTCCGGCGCCCGCGAGCACGCCATCATCCTGTCCCTCGTCGGAGAGAATGCCGCACACAGCATCATCGCCGCCCCGGGAAACGCTGGCATCGCTGGCGCCGTGCCCACCGTCGACCTCGACCCGAACGACCCGGTCGCCGTCACGAACTTCGCGATCGCCGAGGCCATCGAGCTCGTCATCATCGGGCCGGAAGCACCGCTCGTCGCCGGTGTCGCCGATGAGCTTCGCGAACAAGGCATCCCCGTCTTCGGACCGGGCAAGGCCGCCGCCCAGCTCGAGGGCTCCAAGACCTTCGCCAAG is part of the Mycetocola zhujimingii genome and encodes:
- a CDS encoding DUF3073 domain-containing protein, with amino-acid sequence MGRGRQKAKHTKIARELKSFSPDVNYDALERELTGHSDDESYAGEAAKWAEYADDYKAADEPKRA
- a CDS encoding TIGR02611 family protein, whose protein sequence is MVSEDEFARDIAAGESPDRPIRRMLRRARAWIDDRPRLRHAYRTGVGILGGLIAVVGLVLVPLPGPGWLVVFLGLAILGTEFAWAKRLAAFVKRQLSRFWAWWNSRKSARATS
- a CDS encoding MarR family winged helix-turn-helix transcriptional regulator, which encodes MPLNVVRHEAEHLYTRQPHGASALGAVQAVLRLHRAEEVSIERVRKASGLSKNEFHAMRYLLQAQREDREMGPKDLVVMLGLSSAAVTKIVDHLVELGHLDRSPHKTDRRAWILQPTPAGAKNIEESYGNFHLSVVESMEALSSADAKVVERVLSEVIQRLESADNQ
- the purF gene encoding amidophosphoribosyltransferase; this translates as MCGIVGIVSPEPVNQQVYDALLLLQHRGQDSTGIATADGPTFHMHKAKGQVREAFRTRDMRSLLGKMGLGHVRYATKGIADNEQEAQPFYVNAPYGIILVHNGNLTNTRELADDLFHIDRRHVNSTSDTEMLLNVLATELQAQITGLELDPDQVFTAVSQVHERVEGSYAAIAMIAGHGLLAFRDPYGIRPLILGRRSAGLVGDEWIVTSESLVLESAGYEVVREVAPGEAIFITTSGEMYSRQCAKNPRLVPCSFEYVYLARPDSVMNGISVYEARLRLGDRLATTIAEYAPTGDIDVVMPIPDSSRPAAMQVAQKLGIEYREGFYKNRYVGRTFIMPGQAQRKKSVRQKLNAMSMEFKGKNILIVDDSIVRGTTSKEIVDMARAAGANKVTFTSAAPPVRYPHVYGINMPSRSELIAHNRKIPEIARELGADHLIYQEVADMKDAIIQGSNVTELEMSCFTGEYVTGTVTPEYLEWVERNQLS
- the purM gene encoding phosphoribosylformylglycinamidine cyclo-ligase; amino-acid sequence: MNSTIHDGSTSYRAAGVDTAAGDLAVSLMKQAVSATHGPEVLGGFGGFAGLYDVSFLTSYTRPLLATSTDGVGTKVAIAQAIDKHDTIGQDLVGMVVDDIVVVGAKPLFMTDYIACGKVVPERIADIVAGIARACSATGTALVGGETAEHPGLLGPDDYDVAGAATGVIEADALLGAHLVEDGDAVIALESSGLHSNGFSLVRHILAQRGVAFTDTSSELGGLVGEVLLEPTRLYTAPLLDLIGRHPGAIHSLSHVTGGGIAANLARVLPAGSWAEVDRSTWSPAPVFRTLSDMAGSSLESAEGTWNLGIGFFAIVKADAVNAVIADLAAGGIPAWQTGTVHTGARDFSGFEQGAKGVDGGAVRLVGSYSH
- a CDS encoding EI24 domain-containing protein, producing MTDQKTKTGFVSGFAMGIRLLGRGFRLWATSPRLMLIGAIPGLITLVLIVAAAVVLALNLENIATFVTPFAENWDEVYRTGVRILVMAALVGAGLMIFVYSYAAITLLIGQPFFERISERVEQSLGGVPHEVEAPILASIARGIGESIRILAVTIGIGIGLFLLGFVPVIGTLLAWLLGAVTGGWFLALELSTVAFERRGLALAQRRAALRAQRSTTLGFGVAVFLLFLVPFGALVTMPAAAAGATLLARRSLGESDVLPLR
- a CDS encoding sterol carrier family protein yields the protein MARARIADDIGREAVDRAVREAALRDDIATAVRYTLQLLAERSEGNTLEVRVPPFGAVQCIEGPRHTRGTPPNVIEMGADTWLELATGRMSWAEAAASGAVLASGQRADLTGHIPVLRLPR